One Fusobacterium ulcerans DNA segment encodes these proteins:
- the pnp gene encoding polyribonucleotide nucleotidyltransferase, producing the protein MFDEKKVELELAGRTLSFSTGKIARQSCGAVMVQYGETVLLSTVNRSKEPRKGADFFPLTVDYIEKFYAAGKFPGGFNKREGRPSTNATLTARLIDRPIRPMFPEGFNHDVHIVNTVFSYDEKNTPDYLGIIGSSMALMLSDLPFLGPVAGVVVGYKDGEFILNPTPEELETSDLELSVAGSKDAVNMVEAGAKELDEETMLAAIMFAHENIKKICAFQEEFAKVAGKEKIDFVKKEVLPLVKDFIDEKGMERLKAAVLTLGKKAREEAVDSLEEELMEAFILENYEGIEEEDIPEEVIGEFKGYYHDLMKKLVREAILYHKHRVDGRKTTEIRPLFAEVGVLPIPHGSAMFTRGETQAVVVTTLGTKEDEQLVDDLEKEYFKKFYLHYNFPPYSVGETGRMGSPGRRELGHGSLAERALSYVIPSEESFPYTIRVVSEITESNGSSSQASICGGSLSLMAAGVPIKEHVAGIAMGLIKEGEEFTVLTDIMGLEDHLGDMDFKVAGTKNGITALQMDIKITGITEEIMRIALKQALDARNEILVVMNNAISAPADLRPNVPRIHQMKIATDKIAALIGPGGKNIKGIIEKTGATIDISDDGNVSIFSKDEEVLKETITLVNAFVKDVEVGEIYNGRVVNIAKFGAFMEILPGKEGLLHVSEISNERVANVEDVLKVGDRFDVKVISTENGKISLSKKKI; encoded by the coding sequence ATGTTTGATGAGAAAAAAGTTGAATTAGAATTAGCAGGAAGAACGCTAAGTTTTTCAACTGGAAAAATAGCAAGACAATCTTGCGGAGCTGTAATGGTTCAATATGGGGAAACTGTATTGTTGAGTACTGTAAACCGTAGCAAAGAACCAAGAAAAGGGGCTGACTTTTTCCCTTTAACAGTTGATTATATTGAAAAGTTTTATGCTGCTGGAAAATTTCCAGGAGGATTCAACAAAAGAGAAGGAAGACCTTCAACTAATGCAACATTGACAGCTAGACTTATAGACAGACCTATAAGACCAATGTTCCCAGAAGGATTCAATCATGATGTACATATTGTAAATACTGTATTTTCATATGATGAGAAAAATACACCTGACTATTTAGGAATAATAGGATCTTCAATGGCACTTATGCTTTCTGACCTTCCATTCTTAGGACCAGTAGCAGGGGTTGTAGTAGGATACAAAGATGGAGAGTTTATTTTAAACCCAACTCCAGAAGAATTAGAAACAAGTGACCTTGAATTATCAGTAGCAGGATCAAAAGATGCTGTAAACATGGTTGAGGCTGGAGCAAAAGAATTAGATGAGGAAACTATGCTTGCTGCAATAATGTTTGCTCATGAAAATATCAAAAAAATCTGTGCTTTTCAAGAAGAATTTGCAAAAGTTGCTGGAAAAGAGAAAATAGATTTTGTTAAAAAAGAAGTTTTACCATTAGTAAAAGATTTCATTGATGAAAAAGGAATGGAAAGACTTAAAGCTGCTGTTCTTACTTTAGGTAAAAAAGCAAGAGAAGAAGCAGTAGATTCATTAGAAGAAGAATTAATGGAAGCATTTATTCTTGAAAATTATGAAGGTATTGAAGAAGAGGATATTCCAGAAGAAGTAATTGGAGAATTCAAAGGTTACTATCATGATCTTATGAAGAAACTAGTAAGAGAAGCTATCCTTTATCATAAACATAGAGTAGATGGAAGAAAAACTACTGAAATAAGACCATTATTTGCAGAAGTTGGAGTTCTTCCTATTCCTCACGGATCAGCAATGTTTACAAGAGGAGAAACTCAAGCTGTTGTAGTAACTACTTTAGGAACTAAAGAAGACGAGCAGTTAGTTGATGACTTAGAAAAAGAATATTTCAAAAAATTCTATCTTCACTATAACTTCCCTCCATATTCAGTAGGAGAAACAGGAAGAATGGGATCACCTGGTAGAAGAGAATTAGGACATGGATCTCTTGCTGAAAGAGCTCTTAGCTATGTAATTCCATCAGAAGAATCATTCCCATATACTATAAGAGTAGTATCTGAGATAACTGAATCAAATGGATCATCTTCTCAAGCATCAATTTGTGGAGGATCACTTTCACTTATGGCTGCTGGAGTACCTATTAAAGAGCATGTAGCTGGAATAGCTATGGGTCTTATTAAAGAGGGAGAAGAGTTCACTGTATTAACAGATATCATGGGACTTGAAGATCACTTAGGAGATATGGACTTTAAAGTAGCAGGAACTAAAAATGGTATAACTGCACTTCAAATGGATATAAAAATAACTGGAATAACAGAAGAAATAATGAGAATAGCTTTGAAACAAGCATTAGATGCTAGAAATGAGATATTAGTAGTTATGAATAATGCTATTTCTGCACCAGCAGATCTTAGACCTAATGTACCTAGAATCCACCAAATGAAAATAGCTACTGATAAGATAGCTGCTTTAATTGGACCAGGAGGAAAGAATATCAAAGGAATCATAGAGAAAACTGGAGCAACTATCGACATCAGCGATGATGGAAATGTTTCTATCTTCTCTAAAGATGAAGAAGTATTGAAAGAGACAATAACTCTTGTAAATGCATTTGTAAAAGATGTAGAAGTAGGAGAAATCTATAATGGAAGAGTAGTAAATATTGCTAAATTTGGAGCATTTATGGAAATACTTCCAGGAAAAGAAGGCCTTCTTCACGTTTCTGAAATCTCAAATGAGAGAGTAGCAAATGTGGAAGATGTGTTAAAAGTTGGAGATAGATTTGATGTAAAAGTTATCTCTACTGAAAATGGAAAAATTAGTTTAAGTAAAAAGAAAATTTAG
- a CDS encoding Crp/Fnr family transcriptional regulator, with translation MKQNSSIQEESSAMTPCIVDKLHRNDFFDWMKKDFEVTKLIIKEIVHKLILNSEYIEEISQLTVKERFLRCIATHYQLNNIKSLTKEEVAKETKSPVRSINRAIAACTKEGILCYKNRQIHILDKEKLQTYLR, from the coding sequence GTGAAGCAGAACAGTTCTATACAGGAAGAAAGCTCTGCTATGACTCCATGTATAGTAGATAAACTCCATAGAAACGATTTTTTTGATTGGATGAAAAAGGATTTTGAAGTAACCAAACTAATTATCAAAGAGATTGTTCATAAGTTGATTTTGAATAGTGAGTATATCGAGGAGATATCACAATTGACGGTTAAAGAACGTTTTTTACGCTGTATTGCTACTCATTATCAACTTAACAACATAAAATCTCTAACAAAAGAAGAAGTGGCAAAAGAAACTAAATCCCCTGTGCGAAGTATCAATCGTGCTATTGCAGCATGTACAAAAGAAGGTATACTATGTTATAAAAATAGGCAAATTCATATTTTAGATAAAGAAAAGCTACAAACATATTTAAGGTAA
- a CDS encoding patatin-like phospholipase family protein encodes MKRKFFLIFTILFIILMPSKSLANLQSINNNLTFEEDIEIDKLKSQIKLLEEKIQTLEKTKAVKLKKNKVNIKIGLALSGGGAKGLAHVGVLKVLEEQNIKIDYITGTSMGAVVAALYSAGYTPDQIENILLDINWNGYISGELDSKKVPLEKKLGNQKYAASVRYDKEFNFSLPKGFGSTEMIYLRLKKLLANVENINDFDKLPIPLRIVTTDLNTGKAVALSHGDLARAITASVAIPTILDPVEIDGSLYVDGLISRNLPVEDVIAMGADIVIASDVGNEVKDNKDYNILSVMNQLVTIQSASSTQQQREMATILISPDIQAYNATDMKKGKEFITLGFNAAQEKITDLKKLPKRDQEIKFPVSDNSIYIKNIVYSNKFSSDKQEILNNLLAKYMNKSITDDEMEDIMLKLYGVDFINKIYYEVEGNTLVLDADINPANVFGIGASYATGYGTTFNIGTELSNAKKLGSSSTINAQFGDYLGLSTRNFFYYGVSNKIGIFANASYKESPLYLYDNTKKIADYTTKALRFETGVLTQYENQLLASYGIAVNYSKLEQETGLEWTDQFEYSKNYNEAFFKLSLDSLSGTNRPSSGVKGELNYVWGGTFGASKSNFYGPLYQFDGYVPLNKKFIFSYGFYGGVISGDNILLDQYIKLGGTKNNIQNKSFAFYGYEVHQKLVDQFLIGRLGLDYELSNNLYLGTNWNIGTYREVKEKSDSMSKNDNLLWDDYHQGFALSLTYETMFGPIEFSVSKDNKKGDVISQFSIGYVFD; translated from the coding sequence ATGAAGAGAAAGTTTTTTCTCATTTTTACTATACTTTTCATCATATTAATGCCTTCTAAAAGTTTAGCAAATTTACAATCAATAAATAACAATCTAACTTTCGAGGAAGATATTGAAATAGATAAATTAAAATCCCAAATAAAACTTTTAGAAGAAAAAATACAAACATTAGAAAAAACAAAAGCTGTTAAGCTTAAAAAAAATAAAGTCAATATCAAAATTGGACTTGCTCTGAGCGGTGGAGGTGCAAAAGGTCTTGCCCATGTAGGAGTTCTTAAAGTTCTTGAAGAACAAAATATCAAGATTGATTATATTACAGGTACAAGTATGGGAGCTGTAGTTGCTGCTCTTTATTCAGCGGGATATACTCCTGATCAAATAGAAAATATACTGCTGGATATAAACTGGAATGGATATATAAGCGGCGAACTTGACAGTAAAAAAGTGCCTCTTGAGAAAAAATTAGGCAATCAAAAATATGCTGCTTCTGTAAGATACGATAAAGAATTTAATTTTTCTCTTCCTAAGGGATTTGGAAGTACAGAAATGATATATTTAAGATTGAAAAAATTACTTGCCAATGTGGAGAATATTAATGATTTTGATAAACTTCCTATTCCTTTGAGAATAGTGACAACAGACTTAAATACTGGTAAAGCAGTAGCTCTTTCTCATGGAGACTTAGCCAGAGCAATCACTGCCAGCGTTGCTATTCCTACTATCCTTGATCCAGTAGAAATAGACGGCAGTCTTTATGTAGATGGATTGATTTCAAGAAATCTTCCTGTTGAAGATGTGATTGCCATGGGAGCTGACATAGTAATTGCCAGTGATGTAGGAAATGAAGTAAAAGATAATAAAGATTATAATATTCTTAGTGTTATGAATCAGTTGGTAACTATACAAAGTGCCTCTTCTACACAGCAGCAAAGAGAAATGGCTACTATACTTATTTCTCCTGATATTCAGGCATACAATGCTACAGATATGAAGAAAGGAAAGGAATTTATAACTCTTGGATTTAATGCTGCCCAAGAAAAAATAACTGATTTAAAAAAACTTCCTAAGAGAGATCAAGAAATTAAATTCCCAGTTTCTGATAATAGCATTTATATTAAAAATATTGTGTATTCCAATAAGTTCTCTTCAGATAAACAGGAAATATTAAATAACCTTCTAGCTAAATATATGAACAAATCCATTACTGATGATGAAATGGAAGATATTATGCTGAAACTTTATGGGGTAGATTTTATAAATAAGATTTACTATGAAGTTGAAGGAAATACCCTTGTTCTCGATGCAGATATTAATCCTGCAAATGTTTTCGGTATAGGAGCAAGTTATGCTACTGGTTATGGAACTACCTTTAATATTGGTACTGAACTTTCAAATGCAAAAAAACTTGGAAGCAGCAGTACAATCAATGCACAATTTGGAGATTATCTAGGTTTATCTACCAGAAATTTCTTTTACTATGGAGTTTCTAATAAAATAGGTATCTTCGCCAATGCAAGTTACAAGGAATCACCTCTCTATTTATATGACAATACAAAAAAAATTGCTGACTATACTACCAAAGCTCTGAGATTTGAAACTGGAGTTCTTACTCAATATGAAAATCAGCTTTTAGCCTCTTATGGAATAGCTGTAAATTACTCTAAGCTTGAACAGGAAACAGGTCTTGAATGGACTGATCAATTTGAATATTCCAAAAACTATAATGAAGCTTTCTTTAAATTATCTCTGGATAGTTTAAGTGGAACAAACCGACCTTCTTCTGGTGTAAAAGGAGAGTTGAATTATGTTTGGGGTGGAACATTTGGTGCTTCAAAATCAAATTTCTATGGTCCTCTTTATCAGTTTGACGGATATGTTCCATTAAACAAAAAGTTTATTTTTTCTTATGGATTCTATGGAGGAGTTATCTCAGGAGATAATATTCTTCTTGATCAATATATAAAACTTGGAGGAACTAAAAATAATATTCAGAATAAATCATTTGCTTTCTATGGATATGAAGTGCATCAAAAACTCGTTGACCAATTCCTTATAGGAAGATTAGGATTGGATTATGAATTATCTAACAACCTCTATTTAGGAACTAACTGGAATATAGGAACATATAGGGAAGTTAAAGAAAAAAGTGATAGTATGAGCAAAAATGATAATCTTTTATGGGATGATTACCATCAAGGATTTGCTCTTTCTTTAACATATGAAACTATGTTTGGTCCAATAGAATTTTCAGTGTCTAAAGATAATAAAAAAGGAGATGTAATATCTCAGTTCAGTATTGGATATGTATTTGATTAA
- a CDS encoding YggT family protein produces MYMFIRIFDLLITVINTLILIRVILSWLSPSSSNGFTELVYNLTEPILRPFRVLLPMGNFRLDIAPIVAYIFFGIVRKVVFMILL; encoded by the coding sequence ATGTATATGTTCATTAGAATTTTTGATTTATTAATAACAGTTATAAATACTCTTATATTAATAAGAGTGATACTTTCGTGGCTTTCTCCTAGTTCATCAAATGGTTTTACAGAACTGGTTTATAATTTAACTGAACCTATCTTGAGACCATTTAGAGTGTTGCTGCCAATGGGAAATTTCAGGCTTGATATAGCACCAATAGTTGCATATATCTTTTTTGGAATAGTAAGAAAAGTAGTTTTTATGATACTGCTTTAA
- a CDS encoding DUF6037 family protein, giving the protein MAKLRYENLKLLLNDMEKKEWVIDSFSFKYNDIDVIAILKRYKEKEKKPNEYAKAKLEFIERENINNSINAYIDFYEVHFENANRFIEFFNIENKNGGRNLFLNFATYFTQIIPKEKIIHKNDQVERRILGSRAEGNNINAIYCFDVRRNGINENGNLNKRSIENSNKANVLRPKLYELYKDDSNLSFFFSENEEDELSDEIIISNIAKRK; this is encoded by the coding sequence TTGGCTAAATTAAGATATGAAAATTTAAAATTATTGCTTAATGATATGGAGAAAAAAGAATGGGTAATTGACTCTTTTTCATTTAAATATAATGATATTGATGTAATTGCCATTCTTAAGCGATATAAAGAGAAAGAAAAAAAACCAAATGAATATGCAAAAGCAAAACTTGAATTCATTGAGCGTGAAAATATTAATAACTCAATAAATGCATATATCGATTTTTATGAAGTTCATTTTGAGAATGCAAATAGATTTATAGAATTTTTTAATATAGAAAATAAAAATGGAGGACGTAATTTATTTTTGAATTTTGCTACATATTTTACTCAAATTATTCCGAAGGAAAAAATCATACATAAGAATGATCAAGTTGAAAGAAGAATTTTAGGTAGTCGAGCAGAAGGAAATAATATCAATGCTATTTATTGCTTTGATGTAAGGCGAAATGGAATAAATGAAAATGGAAATTTAAATAAAAGAAGTATTGAAAATAGTAATAAAGCAAATGTGTTACGTCCAAAATTATATGAACTTTATAAAGACGATTCAAATTTAAGTTTTTTCTTTTCTGAAAATGAAGAAGATGAATTATCTGATGAAATTATAATATCAAATATTGCGAAGCGCAAATAG
- the rlmD gene encoding 23S rRNA (uracil(1939)-C(5))-methyltransferase RlmD, whose protein sequence is MVKKFEIIELKIDKIVNGGEGLGYYNDFAVFVPMSVPGDILKVKIISVKKTYARGLIEEIITAGEERIEDTAKISFEDFQGCDFGMLKYDAQLKYKKLMVEDVIKKIGKIENVSVEDVIGSEDPYHYRNKIIEPFRKSKGEIISGFFKRKSHDVFEVEENILNSRLGNKIIKELKSILNREKVSVYDENEHKGILRNVMVRTNSKNEAMLVLIINAVKVEKRYKDILMELKNKVEEIKSIYISLNPKRTNVALGDKNIFIWGEKTITEEIDGINFNISPLSFFQINLPQTKKLYNTAVNYFEDLENKNVVDAYSGTGTLAMILSKKAKKVFAIELVQSATNDGIKTAKENKIENIEFINGAVEDRLPELIKKGEKVDAIIFDPPRKGIDESSLLKVAESNIKEIVYISCNPSTFARDAEILSRQGYTLEKVQPVDMFPGTAHTEVVGRFIK, encoded by the coding sequence ATGGTAAAAAAGTTTGAGATAATTGAACTCAAAATAGATAAGATAGTAAATGGAGGAGAAGGGCTAGGATACTATAATGATTTTGCAGTATTTGTCCCTATGTCTGTTCCTGGAGATATATTAAAAGTAAAAATAATTTCTGTTAAAAAGACTTATGCCAGAGGATTGATTGAAGAGATAATTACAGCAGGAGAAGAGAGAATAGAAGACACAGCTAAAATATCTTTTGAAGATTTTCAAGGCTGTGATTTTGGAATGCTTAAATATGATGCTCAATTAAAATATAAAAAACTTATGGTAGAAGATGTTATTAAAAAGATTGGTAAAATAGAGAATGTATCTGTAGAAGATGTTATTGGAAGCGAAGATCCATATCATTACAGAAATAAGATAATAGAACCTTTCAGAAAATCAAAGGGAGAAATTATAAGCGGATTTTTTAAAAGAAAGTCACATGATGTTTTTGAAGTAGAAGAAAATATATTGAATTCTAGACTTGGAAATAAAATAATAAAAGAACTGAAGAGTATACTGAACAGAGAAAAAGTTTCTGTATATGATGAGAATGAGCATAAGGGAATACTGAGAAATGTAATGGTAAGAACAAATTCTAAGAATGAAGCTATGCTGGTACTTATCATAAATGCAGTAAAAGTTGAAAAGAGATATAAAGATATTCTTATGGAACTTAAAAATAAAGTAGAAGAGATAAAATCTATTTACATATCTTTAAATCCGAAGAGAACTAATGTTGCTTTGGGAGATAAGAATATATTTATATGGGGAGAAAAAACTATAACTGAAGAAATAGATGGAATAAATTTCAATATTTCACCTCTTTCTTTTTTCCAGATAAATCTTCCTCAAACTAAAAAACTGTACAATACAGCTGTAAACTATTTTGAAGATCTTGAAAATAAAAATGTTGTAGACGCTTATTCAGGAACTGGTACTCTTGCAATGATACTTTCTAAGAAAGCTAAAAAGGTATTTGCAATAGAATTAGTTCAGTCGGCAACTAATGATGGAATAAAAACAGCTAAAGAAAATAAAATTGAGAATATAGAATTTATAAATGGAGCTGTAGAAGACAGACTTCCTGAGCTTATAAAAAAAGGAGAAAAGGTAGATGCAATTATCTTTGACCCTCCAAGAAAAGGAATAGATGAAAGCAGTTTGCTGAAAGTGGCAGAGAGCAATATAAAAGAGATAGTATATATTTCTTGTAATCCATCTACTTTTGCCAGAGATGCTGAGATACTAAGCAGACAAGGGTATACTCTTGAAAAAGTACAGCCTGTAGACATGTTTCCAGGTACAGCCCACACTGAAGTAGTGGGAAGATTTATCAAGTAA
- a CDS encoding cyclic nucleotide-binding domain-containing protein: protein MIPYNIFQSEKKKLQHNTFSPGEIILYAETENDYVHFLIDGMAEAYIPNSQGGFSTVHIYKPGSFFGEAEQFYTGRKLCYDSMYSR from the coding sequence ATGATACCATACAATATATTCCAAAGTGAGAAAAAAAAATTACAACACAATACATTTTCTCCAGGTGAAATTATACTTTATGCAGAAACTGAAAATGATTATGTTCATTTCTTGATTGATGGTATGGCAGAAGCTTATATTCCAAATTCACAAGGGGGGTTTTCAACTGTTCATATTTATAAACCAGGTAGTTTTTTTGGTGAAGCAGAACAGTTCTATACAGGAAGAAAGCTCTGCTATGACTCCATGTATAGTAGATAA
- the rimO gene encoding 30S ribosomal protein S12 methylthiotransferase RimO — MKFALISLGCSKNLVDSENFIGILVNKRGFEVTSELGEADIIIVNTCGFIGDAKKESIETILEVSDLKINGNLKKIIVTGCLAQRYAGEILKELPEVDAVIGTGEIDKIEKVVEEILADKRVVESTKMDFLANSETDRVLTTASHTAYLKIAEGCDRRCTYCIIPQLRGKLRSRTIEDILKEANKLVASGVKELNLLAQETTEYGIDLYKEKSLARLMKELVKIDGLKWLRTYYMFPDSLTDELIDVMKNEDKICKYFDIPVQHISDNILQQMGRAKSGDHIKGILNRIRKEIPDAVIRTAVIVGFPGETEENFEELKAFIEEYKFDYVGVFKYSREEDTKAYDMENQVPEEIKEKRWVEITNLQSKIAESKNRNMLGQIVEVMIDGVSTESEYLLEGRTKGQALEIDGKVLTNDGTAKPGEIVKVKLEQNFDYDFIGPIVENEQ, encoded by the coding sequence ATGAAATTTGCTTTAATTAGCTTGGGATGCAGCAAAAATCTTGTGGACAGCGAGAATTTTATTGGGATATTAGTAAACAAAAGAGGATTTGAAGTAACTAGTGAATTAGGGGAAGCAGATATTATTATAGTTAATACTTGCGGATTTATTGGAGATGCAAAAAAAGAGTCAATTGAGACTATACTAGAGGTTAGTGATTTAAAAATAAATGGCAATCTGAAAAAAATAATAGTAACTGGATGTCTTGCACAAAGATACGCAGGGGAAATATTAAAAGAGCTTCCTGAAGTTGATGCTGTAATTGGAACTGGTGAAATTGATAAAATAGAAAAAGTAGTAGAGGAGATACTGGCAGATAAAAGAGTTGTAGAAAGTACAAAAATGGATTTTCTTGCAAATTCTGAAACTGACAGAGTTCTTACTACAGCTTCTCACACAGCTTATTTGAAAATAGCTGAAGGTTGTGACAGAAGATGTACTTACTGTATAATTCCACAATTAAGAGGAAAGTTGAGAAGCAGAACTATAGAAGATATACTCAAAGAAGCAAATAAACTTGTAGCATCTGGAGTGAAGGAACTTAATCTTTTAGCTCAGGAGACTACAGAGTATGGAATAGATTTATACAAAGAAAAGTCTTTAGCAAGATTGATGAAAGAACTGGTAAAAATAGATGGACTGAAATGGCTTAGAACTTACTATATGTTCCCAGATTCTCTTACTGATGAGCTAATAGATGTTATGAAAAATGAAGATAAAATATGTAAATATTTTGATATACCAGTTCAGCATATATCTGACAATATTCTTCAGCAAATGGGAAGAGCTAAATCTGGAGATCATATCAAAGGAATACTTAACAGAATAAGAAAAGAGATACCAGATGCAGTGATAAGAACAGCTGTAATAGTTGGATTCCCTGGAGAAACAGAAGAGAATTTTGAGGAACTTAAAGCTTTCATTGAAGAATACAAGTTTGATTATGTTGGAGTTTTTAAATATTCAAGAGAAGAAGATACAAAAGCTTATGACATGGAAAATCAAGTTCCAGAGGAAATAAAGGAAAAGAGATGGGTAGAGATTACTAATCTTCAAAGTAAAATTGCTGAAAGCAAAAACAGGAATATGCTTGGACAGATTGTAGAAGTAATGATAGATGGTGTTTCTACTGAAAGTGAGTACTTATTGGAAGGAAGGACAAAAGGTCAGGCTCTGGAGATAGATGGAAAAGTACTTACAAATGATGGAACGGCAAAACCTGGAGAGATTGTCAAAGTTAAACTGGAACAGAACTTTGATTATGATTTTATAGGGCCAATAGTTGAAAATGAGCAGTAA
- the rsmH gene encoding 16S rRNA (cytosine(1402)-N(4))-methyltransferase RsmH, with translation MEEIISEYHIPVLYRESIDNLVINKDGIYLDCTLGGGGHSEGILKELSEKGRLISIDQDQQAIDFAKKRLEKYGNKWQVFKNNFENLDTVIYMAGYDKIDGILMDIGVSSTQLDDPERGFSYRYDTKLDMRMNQNNPLSAYEVVNEYSEEALMKILFEYGEERNSRRIAKFICEAREIKKIETTGELVAIIKRAYPERAAKHPAKKTFQAIRIEVNRELEVLEKAIDKAVDSLKVGGRLGIITFHSLEDRLVKTKFKDLATACKCPPGLPICVCGGKAKVKLITKKPIIPEGNEVEFNNRAHSSKLRVVERIG, from the coding sequence GTGGAAGAAATTATAAGCGAATATCATATACCTGTCTTGTATAGAGAAAGTATTGATAACCTTGTTATAAATAAGGATGGTATTTATCTTGACTGTACTCTTGGAGGAGGAGGTCATTCTGAAGGAATACTAAAAGAGCTTTCTGAAAAGGGAAGACTTATCTCTATAGATCAGGATCAGCAGGCAATAGATTTTGCCAAAAAAAGATTAGAAAAATATGGTAATAAATGGCAGGTTTTTAAAAATAACTTTGAAAATCTGGATACAGTTATATATATGGCTGGCTATGATAAAATAGATGGGATACTTATGGATATTGGAGTTTCATCTACACAGCTGGATGACCCAGAGAGAGGGTTCTCATATAGATATGATACAAAACTTGATATGAGAATGAATCAGAATAATCCTCTGTCTGCCTATGAAGTTGTTAATGAGTATAGTGAAGAAGCTCTTATGAAAATATTATTTGAATATGGAGAAGAGAGAAATTCAAGAAGAATAGCAAAATTTATCTGTGAAGCGAGAGAGATAAAGAAGATAGAAACTACTGGAGAACTTGTAGCCATAATAAAGAGAGCCTATCCAGAAAGAGCAGCAAAACATCCTGCTAAAAAAACATTCCAAGCTATTAGAATTGAAGTAAACAGAGAACTCGAAGTGTTGGAAAAGGCTATAGATAAAGCTGTAGATTCATTGAAGGTAGGAGGAAGATTGGGAATAATAACTTTCCATTCTCTTGAAGACAGACTGGTAAAAACTAAATTTAAAGATTTAGCAACTGCATGCAAATGTCCACCAGGACTTCCTATATGCGTATGTGGAGGAAAAGCTAAAGTGAAACTGATAACTAAGAAGCCTATAATTCCAGAGGGAAATGAAGTAGAATTCAATAATAGAGCTCACTCTTCAAAATTGAGAGTAGTTGAAAGGATAGGATAA
- the pgsA gene encoding CDP-diacylglycerol--glycerol-3-phosphate 3-phosphatidyltransferase — protein MNLPNKLTFIRLVLAVPFIYFLQESNAEGFVYRMIAFALFVVASLTDFFDGYLARKYNLVTDFGKLMDPLADKILVISALVLFVELRYIPAWMSIIVIAREFLISGIRMLAAAKGEVIPAGKLGKYKTTSQMIVILIMIVVGNQWYNFYLMLIPIILTLWSGWEYTSKAKHYFMNSK, from the coding sequence ATGAACTTACCTAATAAGTTAACTTTTATAAGATTAGTATTGGCTGTACCTTTCATATATTTTCTTCAGGAATCAAATGCTGAAGGTTTTGTATATAGAATGATAGCTTTTGCATTGTTTGTAGTGGCTTCATTGACAGATTTTTTTGATGGTTATCTAGCTAGAAAATATAATCTGGTAACTGATTTTGGAAAACTTATGGATCCATTGGCAGACAAGATACTGGTCATATCTGCTTTGGTACTTTTTGTCGAATTGAGATATATTCCAGCATGGATGTCAATAATAGTAATAGCAAGGGAATTCCTTATAAGTGGAATAAGAATGCTTGCTGCTGCTAAAGGTGAAGTTATTCCAGCAGGAAAGCTTGGAAAATATAAGACAACAAGTCAGATGATAGTTATTCTGATAATGATTGTAGTAGGAAATCAATGGTATAACTTCTATCTTATGCTTATACCAATAATCTTAACGTTATGGTCTGGATGGGAATACACATCAAAAGCTAAACATTATTTTATGAATTCAAAATAG